From the Hoplias malabaricus isolate fHopMal1 chromosome 13, fHopMal1.hap1, whole genome shotgun sequence genome, the window CGTCCAGGAATTCTGTGACACACACCATATTGAAAATGCACTGTTCCAAAGATGGGCAGAATTACATAACCAGGGTTTTTACATCATAAACTTAAGGAACCAAACCATCATCTTGCTGGGTGGGGTTTTGAGCTGCAGGTGAAAACAGGTTAACAGGTTACGTGGAGACAGGCAGGAACCAATTTCATATTCATAGATGTGTGTATTGAATGAAGGGGAAGGAGTTGAGTTATATCTAAGCTACTTTTAAAGCATCAGAGTATTTGTGTCTTGGAACTAACCTCACAACATGTCATTTTGATGAAAAGAGATTTAATTACAAAATGTCcttaaaacagcaaaagtatATCTGCAAGTGCAAAGGGCACTTTTGAATTGCCAACTGTGGTCTGAAGAGTGGGGACAAAGTggtcaaaaaaagagaaaaaggactACAGATAATCAAGCATGTGCTCTTCAGTGCTGTGCTTAGAATGCTGTATCCTTGAATGAATATCcaaaaacagggagaacagcagTGATGAACAGGGAAAAAACTTACTGGATGGAGAGAGTTTCAGCTATTGTCATTCCCCAAAACCACAGTTATTGCATAAATCACACACAAAAGTAACACAACCACTTTAGGTCATGTGGGCTACACATTCCCCCTTGTGATAACAACAACACTCATTCACCACAGAAAGCATGAAAACACAAGGAGTTGTGCTCAGAAAAGAAAGATACACACttaccctcacacacacctgcatacacacacacacgtgcacaaaCATGTATATATAAGCATTCAATACAATATTCATCTTCTTATTAAGTGCATTACTGCAACATTGGCAGAATGCCTAAAATGCTGAAAACACAGCACCATCATTGTCCAGGctaatagacacacacacacacacacacacacacacacacaccacctcttCATTACATCTCATTTGAACTTTTCAACAAattctcattcatttattcacacatactAATTCCCTCAGTGCCATGGTACAGTTTCACTGTCTAAACAGTAAAATCTAGCGTGTTAAAATACAGCTCATTTTACACTGGAGATTTTACTATGGacagttttttttatacattttacttttattttcattgataAGAAATAGTTTTTGTCACTATGTAAGTTCCCTGTGTGTCTCACCTCCATAAAGATAATTATTACTCCCCGCTGGTTGGACATATTCCTCTGTTTTGTCCCAGTCTGAAACCCAACTCCCTACTCCCCCAGTCCCACCCTGGTTAGGCCCTGCTTGATTTGATTGGTTGATAGCTCCGTACTGCCCACCCGTTCTGTACAGCTCCTCTGTCTCATTGGCCAGCTCATCTTCTGCCAGAATGCCACATTTCTCCTCACTGGTGTACTCAGCATCTGCCCAGGGCTGCTTCTCTCCGGATGCAAATAAACCTGAAAAATGAGAGGGTTGAAGACATgttaaactacatttcccatgtgGCCCTTAATGTTTATCAGCTTCTGAGGCAATTAAGTTCAGTGTGAGATGTTACTGAGAGACTCTAAATGTCACACAGATTTCTGGTCTCTTTTTCTCCTGGGTTCTCATTTTCACTGATATGCACCAGGCTATCAGAGTTTTTGGAGTAATCCGAATCTGAAAGCTGCTGCAAACTGAGACTGTAAATCATGGTGGAGGAATAAAAACTCAAATATCCTAAGTTTACCTTGGAAAACATTGCTTAAATGTAGAAGAGAAGATGCAAACTTTTAATTTGCATCAGTTATGCAACACCAAAAGCAGATGAGATTAATGAAACCTACCATAGAAGACCACACCTCCATAATGTACCAGCGATGCAATGAGGAATACATACTGCCACTCTTCACGAGTCTGTAAAGAAAATACACATGAAATATACAGAAATtacaatgtgtttgtgtgtgtgagagagtgagtgtgattgACTGTAggcaggtcagtgtgtgttgggggcACGTTATTTTTAGCATGTACCTTATGTTTGGTCATGGCTCCCACTATAAGGGGGCACACCATGCCGGATAATGTGCCCACTCCATTAGAAATGCCCATCAGGATGCTGGCATAACGTGGCGCTATGTCTAGATGATTAACATTGAAACCTGTCACAAACAGAAAGCCAGGAGTGGATTCAGTTATATCCATTATAAggtttgaattgaattgaactgaactgaattgaatACACTTTATTTATCCCCAAGGGGGCAGTTCATGCTGGGCCCACAGACATTACAAAACAATagacaacagaaaaaaacaaatatttaaattattaaaaataagacCAATCCCAACAACTAACGAAGATTCTCATTCAGTAATCTAACGGCTTCAGGTACTAATTTATTTAGGTTGCTCTTCGTCACACAGTCCGACATCTAGGACAACGGTACTGACAACCATGAGGCAACAATGATGTAATTATTACACCCATGATGTAATTATTATGGTAAAAATGCTGTGCAATATGCACTACTCTTTAAGTTGTAAGTGAAAAACATGTGCAAAACAATGCAAAAATGTTGTTAGCTTAAAACAGCCATATATTAATCTATGTGTATTTTGCAACATTCGGCCTCATTTAGCTTCCATAACACAGTGCATAATACTGCTGCCCTCCATGCATCAGACTAGGTTTCTATTCTCTTGCAAGATTCCCAACATTATAATGACCCAATATTCTAATAGGACTAATTGTAAGTCCTCTGGATTACAGCATTTGCTAAAATGTTATGTATGCAAAAGTAAACCTTTGGGCAGGGTCAGAACCTAGTGTTGTATGTGTTCAGTATTCTTACCTGAGATAGCAAACCCACTGAAGCCAACAGCTAATACAAGGAATGATATGGCCACTCCTTTAGTGTGGGAGAAACCCACCACCAAGAGGAGAGTAGCTTCCATTCCAAATCCTGCAAAACAATATACAGACATTAACTACAAGGCTTATCAGTTTGTTTCAACAAAGTAACTGTACCTTGGGTTTAGGCTCCTCCACCTCTTATAATATGACCATGTTGGACAGTCCAGTGTTTTGTTCCGTTTCCTGTATGTATGTGTCTAGTTTTTGGAAATGTCTTTATATTTGTCTGGGTGACGGTGCAGTGGTCCAGGTGACATTCTCTTGAGCATCCAAACTGGAgcaaattgtatttttatagCTGACGTTCTGTGCGTACCTGTTCGCTGCTCTGTGAAATATCACTGAATCACTCATGCATCTgtgtcaaatgtgtgtgtgtgtgtgtgtgtatttatctgTTATGCCTCAGTGATTATTGCCCCAGCTGCTAAACCTGGACAAGACAGTacaaaaacactcacacacatattgtttatctccctctctctctctctctctctctctctgtctcactcacctCCACAATTCATGAGCTTGCGGACATTTGTGGTGGTCATTAGGTTGTGTGACCTTAGGTAGTCTGCCAGCTGCCCCCCCACAGGTACCACAATGGTCATCACCAGGTGAGGGAGAGCAGACACCAAccccacctgagagagagagagagagagagagagagagagagagagagagatagagatagagatagagacagagagagagcaagagattgCTCTTAATATTTTGTAGATATTTCAGAGAATTCTCGTACAATGATACTGCCAAATGTTTAGAATGAACATCACATTTAAGCtttgaaatgtaattttaaatcaCAATAATTTTTATCCCATTTAGATAATTCTGTatgcttgtgttttgtgtgtgtgtgtgcgtgtgtgtgtgtgtgcgtgtgtttgtgtgtgtgtgtgtgcgcgtgtgcgcTTGTATGATGGTGTTCATTTCACCTTGCTGATCTCAAAGCCGAACACTTCCTCAAAATAGGCTGGCTGGCTGATGAGGAGCAAGTAGAATGTCCAGCTTCTGCAGAAGTTGGCCACAATAATGGCGTATACTGGCATAGAGGTGAAGAAATGACGCCAGGGCGTTTTAAAtttctgcagagaacagaaaaacagtggtgtcttttctgtctcattttcacacacagcacatcatatacacagcagcagcaaaatgagagaggagaaaataagctacagagagagataataaaaaattctttagtgtgtgtgtcaaggagaaagaaaatgtgTGGTAAAATATGCACGCATATTACATTCAGTAAAATATTGGGGCTTGTTGTACTTAACCTCTGTGGGTTGTAAACTAAAGTGTGAAAATCTGTCCAGAAACTGCCCAGTTAATGAAGattcagtgtaaaatatttgCCACAAGCTTCCAATAAAACATCAAAGCTCATTTACAAGCTTCACATGTCCATGTTTAATGAAGAATGGCCAAACCATTGGCACAACATAAATGAACACACCAGAAGAAATTAGCATTTGCATCGTGTTGATTTttcccattttgtttttttctaaatctGACCACATATAGAGAGAAAGGCTTTTAAATATGCACCTGCAGTGGATTGACCAGTCCTGCTGTCTCTCCAATTGCATCCTCAATATATTTCTTCTCTTCAGGGGTGATGGTTGGATGGGCAGCTGGACTCTCATAggacactaaaatccagaacaGGTACCACATTATCCCAAAGCTACCTGAGAAAgacagaacagaaagagagacagatgagAATAAATAGGAAGCAGAAAAGGAAAAGGGAAAGTTAATCATCATTAATAATACAGCAGTTCAAGTTTCATTGACAGTGTCCAAACACTATACACCTTCATATTACTGtatgcaaaaatattttaaacattgcagAAATTTTAAAATAGACTGTTAACTCCCAGTCAATATATGGATCAGGCTATTTTCAACCCAttatggttgtgatgtcacacctTGGAATACAGCTGTATACTGTATTGCTGCCCATTTATGTTGAAGCTATGCAGAATGTTGTTACGACAGACAGGCAGTAGCAGGATTATTACCACAGTAAAAGTGGTACAATGTTGTGCTGTTCCTGTCAGTAAGTAAATGTATCATTGCAGCTTTCAAAGGACACACACATCCAAAAGAGGGTGAAAGAAGGTTTATGAGGGTGGGAACTGAATGtgaatttcacaaaaaaaagtcCACAGACTTCACAGTTTCATATTACAAGATCATATATAGCCCCCTcagaaaaggtaaaaaaaaaaagaggcttAAGATTTGTTTGTAGGTTTGTTGTGCCAGAACATGATTGTTACTTACCGTACACATAAAATACAGAAGACCACCCAGCATACTGCACTAACACTCCAGCTAGAGGCATTGCCACCACAGCTCCAGCATATGATCCTGATTTAGACAAGCGTACACAAATCACCATTAAAAAGGCTGCCGTCAAAGCACCGGACAGACAAAATCAAGGTAAAACTAACCTCACTGTAGTCAGAATTGTGATATACAAACACTGACTGGCAATGTAAAAGACATAAAATTGCATTAGAAAAACCACATTTGAAAGTGGATGCCTGTGTTCATGCCAATTTTAATTGCTTATCCCTGGGCTTCCCAGCCAGGGTTCATCACAGTGGGTGTGTTTGACTGTGATGGAAATGTCACAGTCATTTTAGATTCagtttttcaaatatttaacagtattatttgtatacatttttagTACATATTGCATTGTCAAATGTACGCATTTAAAAGAAAGGTAATATTAAGTTGCTATAAACATCCATTCACGttaccttaggctcatgtgcagctgcagcTACAAACTAACCTATTGCTAATATCAAAACTACATCACCA encodes:
- the slc17a7a gene encoding solute carrier family 17 member 7a translates to MEIRPDRFKAAAAKTLGKFHRILEKRQENGETIELSAEGRPELVEEKELPIVDCTCFGLPRRYIIAILSGLGFCISFGIRCNLGVAIVSMVNEHTVFRGKKPIIEAAQFTWDPETVGMIHGSFFWGYIVTQIPGGFICQKFAANRVFGFAIVATSTLNMLIPAAARVHYGCVMIVRICQGLVEGVSYPACHGIWAKWAPPLERSRLATTAFCGSYAGAVVAMPLAGVLVQYAGWSSVFYVYGSFGIMWYLFWILVSYESPAAHPTITPEEKKYIEDAIGETAGLVNPLQKFKTPWRHFFTSMPVYAIIVANFCRSWTFYLLLISQPAYFEEVFGFEISKVGLVSALPHLVMTIVVPVGGQLADYLRSHNLMTTTNVRKLMNCGGFGMEATLLLVVGFSHTKGVAISFLVLAVGFSGFAISGFNVNHLDIAPRYASILMGISNGVGTLSGMVCPLIVGAMTKHKTREEWQYVFLIASLVHYGGVVFYGLFASGEKQPWADAEYTSEEKCGILAEDELANETEELYRTGGQYGAINQSNQAGPNQGGTGGVGSWVSDWDKTEEYVQPAGSNNYLYGGETHRELT